The Brassica oleracea var. oleracea cultivar TO1000 chromosome C7, BOL, whole genome shotgun sequence sequence GAGAAATAAGGTTTGTTACACACTCAATTATTCAAACCAAAAGAGAAAAGAAACACCATAGCACAACTTCAAGTCACTCAAAGGCCCATGCATTCTCCTTGCGAACCTCAGCTTCTTCCGCATCTGTGTAGTCGTTCTTGATGTGGAAGATTTCGCGAATCTGAAGCACAGTCTTGCCTCTCATCATATCGGCCACAGTCTTGCACGTTAGGTCAAGAAGTCCAGGGATGATCAGAAAGTTTGCAGCCTACAAAACATATCATCAAAACCCTAACAGAATCATGCATGATTAGAAACCCTAATTGGCTAAGAAAGCGTGACTCACAAGCATGAGATCAAAGAGGAGAGGCTGGTCGACTTTGACGAAATCGGCGTCCCAAGTCTTGAGCTCGATGTCTTCGTTAGCACCGTAGGTGTCTTTGTCTCCGGCGTTGGCTTCGACGGCTGCTTCGACGTGTTTCTTGCAGTACTCGATAACCTTGGCGAGGGTTGCACTGTTGACGTTTGCAAGAGGGATTCCGCCATCGGTGCAGTCGTCCTCGATCATGTTCTTGATCGTCTGACACTCGAGCGCAACGGCTTCATCGACCTCGAAAGATTTGCCTTCGGAGCTCTCGAGGATGATCTTCTTCGACATAGTTGGCAGAATATTCTAAAAGGCCGAGAGGGAGATGAGATGATGAATGAATACAAAAGGTGGTGGATTGGTGCTTTATTTATAGGACCTGATTGTTAAAACTAGAGAATCTAAATTATATATTAACGTTGGTTTGTTGTTATCCCGGAAATGAAGAAAAAAAAATGTAAATATATACTTCCAAAATTTAATATGAAATTTCCATCTTCGGATGAAGATACGGGTGAAAAAGATTTCAAAATTGTAAAGTAATTTTGGAAAATAAGGAAAGATAAATTCAAAGATTTTTTTTGGGTGAAACTAGGAACTATTGCTAGGCTGTAAATTCAAATACACTTAATATAAACCTGGCCATTGTACTAAAAGAATAAATATATCTTGAAATAAAAATGTATTTTTTCAAATTAAAAAATATGATTTCTTGCCTTGTTTATGTCCAATGCAATTTATAGACATATATCGTTAAGGCTGTCAAGCTGACATGTCTTAGGATAGGGATAAACATAAATATCTGCACCCAAGAAACTGATATGGAACCGATTCGAAAATCAGGATATCCTACCCGATCGGATCTTGCCTAAATATCCAAAATGATTCTTTTTTTCAAAACCCAAAAAACCGAAAACGAATCTGATCCGCACCGAAAATCGAATGAGTATCCGAACATATCCAAACATATAAATATAATATATATATATATATATATTATTTATAATTATATTTATATTAATATTAATACCTAAAATTAAAATTATAAATCAAATTTAGTTATTTTGGGTATATATAGATAGAAATGGATGTTTTGGATACTAAATACCCAAAAAACATTCTATCTATGGTTGTTGTAAAAAAAACTGTGTGTATATATGGTTACTTTCGGACAAAAAAATAACCAATTCGAACAATATATATTGAGTATTTTTGGGTTTTTAGTTATTTTAGATAAGTTTGAGTAGTTTAGATATAAAATACCGGAGTTGAATTGAGTAGTTTGGTTACTTCGGTAAAACCCGAACCACCCGGATCCGAGAGGACCCGACTCGAACCCAATCTGATTTTTTATAAGACCCGAATAAGAACATTTTTTAAAACCCAAAAAATCAGATATCCGAATGGATAGTACCATATCCGAATGGGTATCCGAATGCCTATGTCTAAGTTAGTATGTGACTAGACGATCTAACTAGAAAACCAAATTCTACATGAGCTAGGTAGTCTGGGGGTATCAACAGAACCGTTTTAACCAATTTAATAGTTTTGGTGAAATATTGATATGGGCTCTTTTATAAACATTTTCTTAACTTTTCTTTATTTCATTTTTTTAGGTTGAACCAATATAATTTTTTCCTCGGAAAAATTATAAAATAGTGAAACATACAACTAATTTATAGGGTTTTGTATTGTTGTTGTGTGTGAGTTAGTTTTAGTTGACTATGGACTTTTTATTATAATTTTACCAAGTATTTAGTCTTTTAACAATTTAAAATAC is a genomic window containing:
- the LOC106304886 gene encoding SKP1-like protein 3, encoding MSKKIILESSEGKSFEVDEAVALECQTIKNMIEDDCTDGGIPLANVNSATLAKVIEYCKKHVEAAVEANAGDKDTYGANEDIELKTWDADFVKVDQPLLFDLMLAANFLIIPGLLDLTCKTVADMMRGKTVLQIREIFHIKNDYTDAEEAEVRKENAWAFE